In the genome of uncultured Sphaerochaeta sp., the window TGATCTGCTTGCTTGATCGACGTTTGGCCTTCTCTGCATCACAGATGTTGACCACAGACCTGATGAAGTTGTCCATGACCAGATTGCTTGCCAGGTAGGAGGGGGTGTCGTTGTCAAAGTTGCCGTAGTACTCATGGAGGCTGATGTAGTCGACATGGTCATAGGCAAGGTCGAGCACCGTCGACTCCCAGCTTCCGAAAGTCGGCATCTTTGAGTTGGAACTGCCGCAAGCGACCAGTTCTATGCTTGGGTCAATCCACTTCATCAGCTTTGCCGTCTCGGTGGCAACACGGCCATACTCATAGGCGGTCTTGCTGCAAATTTGCCAAGGGGCATCCATCTCATTGCCCAGACACCAGGTCTTGATGTTGTACGGATCCTTCCTGCCATGGCTGATGCGCAGATCACTGTAGTAGGTGCCGCCCGCATGATTGGAATACTCCAAGAGATTGCGTGCCTCATCCGGACCTCGGGTTCCGAGGTTGATCGCCATCATCAGTTCCGAGTCGACTGCTTCCAGCCACTGGGCGAACTCCTGCATACCCACCTCATTGGTCTCCTTGGTAAACCAAGCAAGATCGAGGCGAGTCGGTCTGCCCTCCTTGGGCCCCACTCCGTCTTCCCAGTTGTATCCCGATACGAAATTGCCGCCGGGATAGCGGATGATGGGAACCCTGAGCTGACGGACGAGCTCAATGACATCAGTGCGGAAGCCGTACTTGTCAGCACTTGGATGGCCCGGCTGATAGATACCCCCGTAGACGGCCCTTCCCAAATGCTCGATGAAGGATCCATAGATTCGGTTATCGATGGGCATACCCATCCCAGAACGCTCGATGCGAGCAGAAGCTTGTTTCATAACATCATCCTTTGATACCAGTCATCGCCACACCCTGGATGATCTGTTTCTGGAAAATCAAGAATACCGCGATGGCCGGAATCGAGGCCACCAGGCTGACGGTCATGGGGAGCGTGAACTCGGAGAGGTTTGCCCCCTGGAACTGGGGAATCCCTACCGGCAAAGTCATCATCTTCTCACTGGTGATGGACAAAAAGGGCCAGAGGAAGTTGTTCCAAGAGTTGGTGAACGTGAAAATCCCTACGGCTGCAAGCGAATTGCGCGAAAGCGGCATGCAGATGCTGTACCAGATCCTGAAGATACCGGCTCCATCAATACGGGCAGCCTCGATGAGCTCATTGGGCAGGTCATCGAAGAACTGCTTCATGATGAGAACACCCAAAGGGGCGGTGAGACTGGGAATGATCAGGCCCGTATAGGTGTTGAGCATCCTTAGGTCAGCCATCGTCTTGTAGAGGGGAATGATGATGGCCTCAATGGGAATCATCAGCCCCATCGTGATGACGATGTACATGATCTTCTTACCTCTGAAGTGCAACTTGGAGAGCGAATACGCTGCCATCGAGGTAATCAGAAGCACAATCAAGGTGACGACAATCGCAATGAATGCACTATTGTATGTCCAGGTATAGACAGGAGCCTTCTGTGAGATGATCGAGAAGTTTTCCGCCGTGAAGGGAGGCGCGAAAGCCACCGAGAGGAGACTGACCGGGCTTCCCATGGGCTTGAAAGCTGAAAAAGCCATCCAGACAATGGGAAAGAGCCACAACAAAGCAAGAGTGTAGCTGAGTGCATAGGTCAAGATTCGTGACAGACTGGGTTGTTTCAGTGTTTTCTGCATCAATTACCTCCCTTCCTTGTTTGCGAAGAGCTTGCGTTGCAAGAGTGAGAAGCCAAGGACGACGAGGAAGAAGGCTATGGACATAGCCGAAGCATAGCCCAGTCTCCTGTTTGTGAAGCCTGACTCATAGATGTAATGCACGATGGTGCGGGTATGGGTACCAGGACCGCCCCCTGCCATCAGATAGGTCTGCCCGAAGAGCTTGAAGGAGGCGATCATCTGCAGCATCACCACCAGGACCGTACTTTCCCGAAGCATGGGGATGGTTATCTTGAAGAGTACCTGGGCTTTCGAAGCCCCATCAATCTCGGCAGCCTCATACATCTCGGTCGGGATGTTCTGCAACGCAGCAAGGAAGAGCACCATATCAAAGCCAACCGTCCACCAGACGGTGGTTACCAGAATTGCAAGCCAGACGATGCCCCGCGTACTGAGCCAGAAAATCTCCTGTCCTCCGAGCTTGGTCACAATGGTGTTTATGAGACCGGTATAGGGTTGGAAGATGAAAATCCACAGGCCGGTGACAACCGACATGGAGAGTACATATGAGGAGAAATAGGCAGTCCTGAGAAAGGTGGTGCCTTTGAGTTTCGCATTGATGAGCATGGCAAGGATGAATCCTGCCACGACGATGGCCGGGGTACTGATAAGTACAAAATAGAGCGTGTTTCCCAACGATCCCCAGAAATCCTTGTCTGCGACCATCTCAGCATAGTTTTCCAGCCCGATGAGTCGGACCGATCCTACCAAGCGGGCGTTGGTGAAACTTGTATAAAGTCCGCGGAAGATGGGAAAAAGGAGAAAGGCAACATACAAGGCAAGAAACGGAAGCATGAAAAGCCATGCCGCGATACTCTCCTTGCGCTGTGCTGCACGCAAATCGTGCTGTTTAGAAAGGGAACCCATCCAAGAGCCTCCTTGAAGCATTCATGGGCAAGAGCAACGACAGGACAGCTAGGCTGCCCCGTCGTCATCAAACATATTGGAAGCACCCGAAGGTGCAACCAATAACCATACGCTTAGCGCTTCTGATCCAACAGCTTCTGATAACCAGCCTGCATATTGGCAGCAGTGGTGTTGACATCCTGATCGCCAGCGATCATGGTTGCCAGCTCTCTCTGCACCACTTCGATCATACCGGTGAGAGCAAGGGACTTCGGATAGAAGTGGGCATACTCTGCACTCTTTGCATACTCGGAGCGATACGGAAGAGCCTTGAACGCAGCACTGTCGACAATCTTGGTCTTGCTGGGAATATGGCCGGCCTGTGCCCAGTCAAGGGTGTTGTCAGCCATCCAGGACATGAACTCCATCGCTGCCTGCTTCTTCGCATCACTCTGGTTGCTGGTGGGCATGACCATGGTGTGGGAGTCAGCATAGACGGAATTCACATCGGTGAACTGCGGGAAGGGCATGGAGATGAATTCTAGTCCATTGACTTTCTCGAAGATGGGGATGCCCCAGTTGCCGTTGATGGTGGCGGTTGCACGGAAACCGGTGAAGATCTCAGCACCATTCTTCTGACCCTTCGGCCAAATGCCGCTCTCAACCATCTGCTTCATGACGCTCAGAGCCTTCTTGTTCTCAGCGGTATCCAAGGTTGCCTTGGTGCCGTCTGCATTCTGGATCTCTCCACCATACTGGGTCAGCAGGGTATACCACACATACTGCGGAAGACCGAACTGGGAGGTACCGGAAAGGGGCATCTGGTTTTCACCGAGCTTGCCCTTGACTGCGTTGAAGTAGTCAAAGAAAGCCTTCTCACCACGAGCAAGGGCGGGCTTGCCGTTTGCATCAAGCATTCCCATCTCACCAAGCCACTTGGTATTGAAATGCATCAGCAAAAGGTGGGTGTCGAGCGGAACTGCATAGTAGTTGCCATCGATCTGGGCAGCCTTCTGCAATACGCCACTGAAATCATTCCAGTTGAGACCGACAGCCGATGCATGCTTGTTCAGCGGTTCAAGCAGGTCATCGGAGGTGAACTCGAGCAATCTGGACAGGTGCAGGATAGCTACATCGGGAGCCGAGTTTGAGGACACGGAAACTATAAGCTTGGTGTAGTACTCCTCAGACTTGAAGATCAGGAATTCCACTTCGCTGGTTTCGCTCTGTGCGTTGAAGTCAGCAACGATGCTCTTCATGATGTCACCATCACCGCCGCTGAACGGAGACCAGAATGTAATCTTCGTTTTCTCACCGGGCTTTGCACTTTCCTGTGCGCCGGCTGCAAAAATTGTGGTCGAAACGACCAACATGAGCGCCAATGCCAATACAAGCACTCTCTTCTTCATAAGGACCTCCTTGTGACCAATGGTTTGATTTTGAATAAAATATTCACGCAGTTGCCATCCATTGGAAACTATATTCACAAGTATCAACTATAATCATATTTTTGTCAAACAAAACTTGTCATAAGATTTAATGTGTCAATAATCTGCTTTTTTATCGTTAATTTATAACAAGTTAGTTACAACAAGATTTTTGTTATAATACAAGATTAGGTTTGAGATCCTGTGCTCTCCCTCCCCGAATGATGGCCGCAATTTTCTCCGGTTCGACTTTTGGAATACGTTTCATATCGAGCAGGCCATTTTTCTCCTGAAAGACATCGGTGAGCTGGGTGTAGCAGATTCCGCGCACATAGCCCAAGGCCAGAAAGGCTTGCGTGATATCCTTGAACCGCGAAAGGAAGGAGGCTTCGTCACTCACCTTCCCGAAATATCCCCAGCTGGAAGCAGATCCGTCGTCGAACGCAATGCCTCCGTATTCGGTGATCAGAAGCGGTTTCTCCTGGGACTTGAGATGATCGACCAGACAGCGCTTCTTCTGGGCACAGGTATCCAAGATTTCCGCCTGTGAGACAAAATAGGCTGGGTTGAGCATCGCCTGGACAGGGGTGTAGTCATGAATGCCATAGAAATCGGTCTCGTTGACCTGCTCCCACCCGTCGTTGGTCACCACAAGACGGGTATGGTCCATGCTGCGGATGAGATAGTACAGGCTGCGGGCGAAGTCCTGCTGCGCTGCGGAGCTGACAATGTCACGCACACCCCAGGACTCGTTGAGCGGCACCCAGGTGATGATGCAGGGGTGGTTGTAGTCACGCAAGATGAACCGGCGCACGTCACGGAGCATGGCATCCTGGCTTCGCTCGCTGAACCGGTAGGTCGAAGGCAGCTCTCCCCATACCAAAAAACCCAGGACATCGGCCCAGTAGTAGAAGTGGGGATCTTCGATCTTCTGGTGCTTTCGCGCCCCATTGAAACCAAAACGCTTGGCGAGTTCTATGTCCTTTTTCAGTGCCTCGCTTGAGGGAGGGGTGAGAAAGCTCTCCTCCCAATAGCCTTGGTCAAGCACCAGGACCTGACGCAGGTTCTGGTGGTTGAGCAGGATCTCAGTGCCCTGGATTTCGATCTTGCGCATGCCAAAGTACGTGTCCACGGTATCCAACAAACAAGCTTCCGAATGAAGATCTGCATGCACCCCAATCAGGTTGGGAGTCTCAGGTGTCCAGAAGTGGGTATTCTTGATGTTGTCGATCGGGGGAACGGGGACGGTGACACTCCCCTCATTTCCCATAACGGCAAGGGTGATCTCGCTGGCAATCCGAGGGGCTGCAGCAGGCTTGTAGGATGGATCCATCGAGTAGCTGGATGGATCGCGTGCAAGATTCTCATAGCTGAGGACAAGGTGCAACGTGCAGGCATGATCCGACTTCCCTTCGATCTGATAGGCAATCGTAGCCGAATGGGTGTCGATGTCGGGCGTGCAGCGAAGGGTTTTGATCCAACGCTCTCCCACCCGCTCCAACCAGACCGACTGCCAGATGCCGGTGCTTGCCTGGTACCAGCACATCTCATTGTAGGTTTTCCAATACTGCTTGCCACGCACCTGCGCCGGGTCGAAGCGATCCTCCACCCGAATGGTGAGATCCTGCTCGCCATCACTGACAAGATACGACGAAATCTCAAAACTGAAAGGGGTATAGCCCCCAACGTGGGTTCCCACCAACGTTCCGTTCACCCAGACGGTTGTCTGGTAATCAACCGCACCAAAATGGAGCAGGAGATTCTCTCCCTGCATGGGGGCATCAACGGTGAACAGCCGTTTGTACCAGACAACCGGATGATAGGAGTTGGAGCCGACAGTGCTCATCGGGCTCTGGTAACAGAAGGGAACCTGAATGCTTTGCCCAAGAGGCCTTTTGCCATACCAAGCTTCCGAGAGGCCTACTTCCTCATCATCAAAAGCAAACTGATAGCTACCATTGAGCAACTGGAAGGGAGCACGACGAAAATCGGGGCGGGGAAATTGATGAGGCAACATATCCATACAAATCCATCTCCTTGTCTATAGGCCATAGTATACCACAGCATTCGAAGAATACACTTTTACTAGGCTTTTTGGTGATGGTTGTCATGGAACCAGAAAACGCTGTGTGCTTCAAGAGCCTTTGGCAGCCCGGTCTTCCTTCAGCAGATGATAGACAGTTGCTGCAAGAGGAACACCGAAAAGCACTCCCGGGATGCCGAAGAGGCCCGCACCAACCAGCACAGAGGCAAAAACCCAGACACCGGGAAGGCCGACCGAAGTCCCCACCACCCTGGGGTAGATGAGATTTCCCTCAAGCTGCTGGAGGATGACCAGGAAAAGGACGAAGAAGAGAGCCAGCCGCAAGCCTTGGCTGAACAAGAGAACAAAACCAACCGCCCCGCCGATATAAGCACCAACCAGGGGAACGAGGGCGGTCATTCCGACCACCGATCCGATGGTAAGGGCGTAGGGGAAACGGAATATCATCAGGCCCAGGGTACAGAGCACCCCCAGGATGATTGCTTCCAGAAACTGGCCGGCAAAAAACTTACCGAAGGTCTGGTTGGCCACTTTCAGCACCGCCATGATGCGCCCTTTCCACGATGGGGGCATGAAGCGGTCATACAGGTAGGAAACCTGAGCAATGAGGCGCTTCTTGCCGAACAGCAGATAGAGACTGAAAATGAAGGCTATGAGGGCAGTGGCTACTCCGCTGACGGCTCCTCCCAAAAAGGAGAGCAGATAGTCGGCAACCTTGGGAGAGGAGTCCTTGATCTGGCCAACCACTTGGTTGAAATACTGCTCCACCACCAGAAAACCGGAGGCAAGTTCTTCCCTACCCTGCATGAAATCCTCAATAGCATCCACACTCTGTTGGTAGAGGACCGGGAGGTTGGTGCTGAACTGCTTCAGAGCCAAACCAAGCTGGGGAATGAGCAAAACCATTACCAGGGTGATGATCAGGAGAAACAGTACCAGGCTGATGAGCACCGCTACCGGCCTTGCACCACCAAAGCGAAACCGCCGTTCCATACGCTTGGCGGGAAGATCGACCAGATATGCAATGACAAATCCAAGGAGAAGAGGTCTGAAGAGAACCCACAGCTTCGACAACAGTGAAACAAAAAGTGAAAACCGTACAACCACCAAAGCCAAGAATGCTGCAAGCACCAACAACTGAACACTACTGTGATAGGTCTTCCGATCCATGCGTACCTCCAAAGGTCTAGACTGAGTGTACGGCCTAGACCAGCAGGAAGGCAACTGAAAGAGTCCCCTACCAATCAAGGCTCTTGAGAGAATCATAAAATTGTTGACAGATACGGCAGATGTGATATTATGTACTAGTAATACATATATTACATATATGATATATACATAATTATCGCTCATAGGGGAGGCGCAGCGTGAAAAGTCGCAATGGAAGCAGTTTCTATCCCGTACAGGAGATTGGCTCACTCTATACAGAGGTTGACGGAGAACTTCGTTTCCCGGCAAAGGTTGCCTCAACAGAAATGTTCATTGGACTTACCTTCTACACAGAAGGATATATCCGCTACCGCATCGAGGTAGCGGGAGAGCAGCGCTGGAAGCATTCCTTTGCACACATGGAGCAACTCGAGCCCATCAAGGCTGAAGTTGAGGCTAAGCAATCATGCTTTGTCATTACGGCAGGCCCTGTTGTTGCCCACCTAAGCACTGCTCCCTACTCGCTCAGCATTAGGGACCTTTATGGGCATGTGGTACTTGAGGAGTTTGCCGGCGATGTGAATGCCCGCAGTGAGTGGATCAGCGCACCAACCGGATATACAGCTTCCTCAGACCAACAAATGTCCACCCGCATGAATTTTGCCTACTCATCGGATACCAGCTACTATGGAACCGGTGAGCGTTTTCCTTCGCTGAGGCAGAACAACCGACGCATCACCCTATGGAATGACAATCCTTACGGTTCGGGCACCGACCGTGCATACAAGAACATCCCATTGGTAGTGACTGACAGTGGGTATGCCCTGTTGTTGCATGAAACTGCACGCAGCACTTGGGATTTTGGCTCAACCTCCACCTTCTCCTGCTCCATCGAGGTGGACCAGCAAGGAATCGATCTGATCATCATCGTTGCCCCGACCATGGCTGAACAATTGAGGGCGTACACCAGGCTTACCTGCAAAGCTCCGATGCCCCCACGATGGTCATTTGGCGTATGGGTTTCCCCTTTCGGCAACTATCTTGATGCAGGAAGCTCATGGCAACAGAAGGAGTTTCTCCAGTTCATCGCCTCCTTGGACGAGCATGAGATGCCGTGTGATGTCATCCACCTCGATCCCTACTGGATGGGAAAAACCAAGAAGTTGTGTGACTTTGCCTGGGACCCAGTGGACTACCCCGACCCCAAGCTATTCATTGACACTTTAGCCAAAAGGGGCCTTCGGCTCTGCCTTTGGGAACATCCTTACATCGAAAAAGGATCTGAGCTTTATGAGGAAGGAAAGCGCAACGGATACTTCATCAAGAAAGCGGATGGTTCGGTCTATGATTACCACATCGTCATTGTTCCTGCTGAACGCAGAACAGCAGAACAGACTGAGTATGCTGAAGACTTCTATGCATTGGGCAGCGCTGTGGACTTTTCCAATCCTGCTGCGGTCGAGTGGTACAAGAGCCTCCACCGCCCCCTGATCGAAATGGGAACCGCTACATTCAAGACCGACTTCGGCGAGGTCACCCCGTATGATGCCCATTTCTTCAATGGAATGAGTGGCCGTGAGATGCACAACCTTTACGCTTATCTGTACAACAAGACTGTCTGGGAAGTGCAGCAAGAGTATACTGACATGCCGTTTCTGTGGGGCCGCAGCGGATATGCAGGCAGCCAAGCCTTCCCGGTCCAGTGGTCAGGCGACCCGGTCAGTGATCTGCGCAGCCTGAGGACAACCATCATCAGCGGACTGAACTATGGTTTGTCAGGAATCCCGTTCTGGTCCTTTGACATTGGAGGTTTCAAGGGTCTGCCTGACTCAGAGACCTATGTCCGTTGGGCACAAGTGGGGCTCTTGCTCTCCCATGCCCGTTTCCACGGAACAGCCAGTCGCATGCCTTGGGACTTCTCTGACGAAGCACAAGAGATTGTCATGGAAGCGGTCCGCTTGCGCTACCGGCTCCTGCCCTACATTCTGGCAACCGCAAAACAAGCTACAGAAACTGGGTTGCCGGTCATACGTGCCATGAGCCTTGCCTTTGAAGGCGACAGCGGATCACGAAGTGTAGAAACCCAATTCATGCTCGGCTCCTCACTCTTGGTTGTTCCGGTACTGAAGGAGGGCGGCGAAGTGGAAGTCTACCTGCCCCAAGGACGATGGTATGACTACTACACAGGCCTTGTTCAGTCAGGTCCAAAGACCTATCGAACTGTCTCTCCCCTCGACAAAATCCCGTTCTTCGTCCGAGAGGGAGCGATTATCCCGACCACTGAGGTAGCGAACCGGGTGAGGCAATGGGATCCACAGCTTTCCGTCCACCTCTACGGGCGTGCAACCAATACGGTAGTAATCCCCGAAGAGAGTCAAAAGATGGATACTTCCATCACCACCGAAAGCAAAGGTTCAGTACTTGGTATTGAGGTAGTTTCCAAGTCACGCAACTGGAACTTCATCTGTCATGGATGGACCAAACTTCCCAAGGAAGTCCTGATTAATGGGAAGCCCTGCAAGGCCTCCCTTGATGAGGGAAGCAACACTTTGCAGATCACTTTGGACAATGAAGGAACGTTCAAACTAAGCATACAGGAGGATTGATGGCTCACGAACGTATGAACACACAAACAAAAGAAAGTTTCAAACAAAAGGAGAAGCACATGAAAAAGCAACTGATCACATTGTTGGTAGTACTGTTTGCAGTCACCTCCCTGGCATTCGCAGGTGGTGCAGCAGAATCGAAGACGACTGAAGTTCCTGCAGACATTGTCTGGGTAACCCCTGATCGCATCGGCAATCCCAATGCACCGATTACCCTCACCTATGCAGTCGACCTGACCTATTCGCATCAGACTGAAACAGCGTCCAGAAAAGAGTATCTGACCAGACGCATGGAAGAGTGGGCGAAAGCACACCCGGACGTGAAGCTGATTCCCCAGATTCTCTCCAACAACCCGTCCGAACGCCTTGCCAAGCAACTTGAGCAGGCTGCTACTGGCACCATTGCCGACGCAGTCCAGATTGACGGGCAATTCGTTCCACTTTTCTATCGCTGGCTCCAGCCAGTTGACAAATTCTACTCAAAGGAAGACCAAGCTGATTGGTTCGACTGGTGTCTTACTGAGGCAATGGTGGACCCCGCTGACGGCAAGCTCAAGGCTGTATGGCTGCTGACCAACACCGTAGGCTTGTGGTATGACAAGACAGCCGTCCCCAATCCTCCCGAGTCTTGGGATGAGTTCATCAAGGTCGGCAAGGAACTCCAGCAAAATGGTTATCAATATGGATTCCTGACCTGGGGCGGCAAGAACGAACAGATCAGCTATGGTTCGGTATTCCCGATGTTCTTTGGCCTTGGAGGAGACTTGGTCGATGAGAAAGACCATCCTGTCTACGGATTGGGCGAGAATAGGGAGAAACTGATCGAAGTCTTCAAATTCTGGGAACGCGCTGTCAAGGAAGGGGTGACCCCGAGACGCATTCTCGACATCAACAACAACGGCGACTTGGTAGCTGAAGCAAAAGCAAAATCAACTGCAATGTTCCTCGGTGGCTCATGGCTGATGAGTGTCCTGAAGGACAACCTCGGCTCTGAAATGGACAAGTGGGACTTTGCCAACACTCCGCAGTACAGCACAGATGTGAAGATGCAAATTCCTGGTGGCTACACCATGGGTTACTTCACCAAGGATCCGAAGAAGCTCGAACTGATCGTTGACTTCATGGACTACGTCTATGCTGGCAAGGATGGTATGGCAGGTTGGTGCTCAACCGCAGGCTACACCCCGGTTCGCGACAGTGTCTTCGCCGAATACGATGTATTCAAGAACGACCGCTTCCAGCAAGCCTTTGGTGCTGCCTTGGAGACTGCAAGGCTGAGACCGAACTCCTCCAACTACAACATCATCAGTGAGCACGTCCAGGAAGGGTGGCAGAACGTAATTCTGGGAGCCCAAACTCCTGAGCAGGCAGTGGATACCGCCTATCAGAAGACCCTCAACCAGATTCGCTAACATCACCGTCTGTACTGCCGGGCCCTGCTCGGCAGTACAGCCTCTGTTTGCAAGGAGAGCCTATGAAAAAGCACCAAGCACTACTGTACAGAAGACCCTTGAAATGGCTGCTGCCGATGTTCATCATGCTGGGCCTTTTCTATGCCTATCCGCTTTTCGATGTCATTCGCCTCAGCTTTACCAATGCTTCCATTCTTGAACCCACCTACTCCTACAGCCTCAGATCGTATTCAAAGATGTTCAACGACCCGGAAATCCTGGACACATTGGCCACCACCTTCATCTTTGTCTCAACCAATATCGTGATGCAGATCATCATCGGCATGATGATAGCCCTGCTCATCAAGACCGGCATGAAACGAGGCTTCTTCATGACCGAAGCATGCCGTACCGTGGTCCTGATTGCCTGGATGATACCCGGCGTCCTCGTCGGTATCATCTGGAAACTGATACTATCCACGAGCAACTATGGCATCGTAAACTATTTGCTGGAATTGATCGGCTTATCAAGGATAGGATTCCTCTCTGCACCGAATATGGCCCTTGTCTCCACCATCATGGTCAACATCTGGCGTGGGACCGCTTTCAGCATGATCATGCTCTACGCCGGCCTGCAAAAGATACCCGAACACCTCTATGAGGCTGCAGTGGTGGACGGAGCGAACGCATTCCAGCAGTTTTTCCGCATAACCCTTCCGCTGATGAGACACATCATTTTCATCAACCTGGTGCTCATCACCATCTACACCTTCAACCAATTCGATATGATCATGTCCCTCACCGGTGGAGGACCGGGTAGGTCCACCGAGGTACTCACCCTCACCGCATACAAACAGATGTTCAAATTCTTCGACATGGGTACCAGCTCAGCGATTTCTGTCCTGCTTTTGGTCCTCAACCTGAGCATTGCGGTGATCTACTACCGATTCGTGCTCGGTGAGAGCAACGTCGACAACCAATAGGAGCAAGACCATGAAAAAGAAATCTTCCAAACGTTTCATCCTGTTCTTCTACATCTTGCTTGCCTTGGTCATCCTACTCTTCATCGGGCCCATCATCTGGATGGTGATGCTCTCGCTGAAGACAAAGACCGAAATTTTCACTTACCCTCCAAAACTCTTTCCAGAGGTCTGGAGTGCACAGAACTATCTGCACATCATCCGTAACAGCAGGATTCCCACGTATCTGTTCAACTCCTTCAAGATCACCTTGTTTGCAACACTGGGAAATCTACTGGTCACGATTCCTGCAGCTTTTGCATTCTCCCGCTTCCGGTTCGCCTTCCAGAAGCAACTGCTGTTCATCATCCTGATGTTCCAGATGATCAGCCAGTTGATCATCGCCATCCCCTTGTATCGCTACTTCATCCAGTTGGGAATGCTCAACTCACACTTCGGCCTGATCCTGGTCTACATCACCGTCCAAGTACCGTTCACC includes:
- a CDS encoding TIM-barrel domain-containing protein, whose translation is MKSRNGSSFYPVQEIGSLYTEVDGELRFPAKVASTEMFIGLTFYTEGYIRYRIEVAGEQRWKHSFAHMEQLEPIKAEVEAKQSCFVITAGPVVAHLSTAPYSLSIRDLYGHVVLEEFAGDVNARSEWISAPTGYTASSDQQMSTRMNFAYSSDTSYYGTGERFPSLRQNNRRITLWNDNPYGSGTDRAYKNIPLVVTDSGYALLLHETARSTWDFGSTSTFSCSIEVDQQGIDLIIIVAPTMAEQLRAYTRLTCKAPMPPRWSFGVWVSPFGNYLDAGSSWQQKEFLQFIASLDEHEMPCDVIHLDPYWMGKTKKLCDFAWDPVDYPDPKLFIDTLAKRGLRLCLWEHPYIEKGSELYEEGKRNGYFIKKADGSVYDYHIVIVPAERRTAEQTEYAEDFYALGSAVDFSNPAAVEWYKSLHRPLIEMGTATFKTDFGEVTPYDAHFFNGMSGREMHNLYAYLYNKTVWEVQQEYTDMPFLWGRSGYAGSQAFPVQWSGDPVSDLRSLRTTIISGLNYGLSGIPFWSFDIGGFKGLPDSETYVRWAQVGLLLSHARFHGTASRMPWDFSDEAQEIVMEAVRLRYRLLPYILATAKQATETGLPVIRAMSLAFEGDSGSRSVETQFMLGSSLLVVPVLKEGGEVEVYLPQGRWYDYYTGLVQSGPKTYRTVSPLDKIPFFVREGAIIPTTEVANRVRQWDPQLSVHLYGRATNTVVIPEESQKMDTSITTESKGSVLGIEVVSKSRNWNFICHGWTKLPKEVLINGKPCKASLDEGSNTLQITLDNEGTFKLSIQED
- a CDS encoding extracellular solute-binding protein translates to MKKQLITLLVVLFAVTSLAFAGGAAESKTTEVPADIVWVTPDRIGNPNAPITLTYAVDLTYSHQTETASRKEYLTRRMEEWAKAHPDVKLIPQILSNNPSERLAKQLEQAATGTIADAVQIDGQFVPLFYRWLQPVDKFYSKEDQADWFDWCLTEAMVDPADGKLKAVWLLTNTVGLWYDKTAVPNPPESWDEFIKVGKELQQNGYQYGFLTWGGKNEQISYGSVFPMFFGLGGDLVDEKDHPVYGLGENREKLIEVFKFWERAVKEGVTPRRILDINNNGDLVAEAKAKSTAMFLGGSWLMSVLKDNLGSEMDKWDFANTPQYSTDVKMQIPGGYTMGYFTKDPKKLELIVDFMDYVYAGKDGMAGWCSTAGYTPVRDSVFAEYDVFKNDRFQQAFGAALETARLRPNSSNYNIISEHVQEGWQNVILGAQTPEQAVDTAYQKTLNQIR
- a CDS encoding sugar ABC transporter permease; amino-acid sequence: MKKHQALLYRRPLKWLLPMFIMLGLFYAYPLFDVIRLSFTNASILEPTYSYSLRSYSKMFNDPEILDTLATTFIFVSTNIVMQIIIGMMIALLIKTGMKRGFFMTEACRTVVLIAWMIPGVLVGIIWKLILSTSNYGIVNYLLELIGLSRIGFLSAPNMALVSTIMVNIWRGTAFSMIMLYAGLQKIPEHLYEAAVVDGANAFQQFFRITLPLMRHIIFINLVLITIYTFNQFDMIMSLTGGGPGRSTEVLTLTAYKQMFKFFDMGTSSAISVLLLVLNLSIAVIYYRFVLGESNVDNQ
- a CDS encoding carbohydrate ABC transporter permease, whose amino-acid sequence is MKKKSSKRFILFFYILLALVILLFIGPIIWMVMLSLKTKTEIFTYPPKLFPEVWSAQNYLHIIRNSRIPTYLFNSFKITLFATLGNLLVTIPAAFAFSRFRFAFQKQLLFIILMFQMISQLIIAIPLYRYFIQLGMLNSHFGLILVYITVQVPFTTWVLKGFFDSIPIQLDEAAIIDGYNEYQTLFYILLPLAMPGIATALVFNTINAWGNFIIPFIFINDSRLFPISVGILNFADTQTEGEVTIHLMATASVLGLVPALVIIVGLQRLIVGALTAGAVKE